The segment TCAACGAAGATTTTCGTGATTTTCAGATCATCAATGTCAGCGCCATCGTTGTGTTCGGCGTTAGCAATGGCAGATTCCAGAACTTTTTTGACCAGTACAGCCGCTTTCTTATTGGTGTAGGTCAAAATGTCCAGAGCCTGCGACACTTTCTTACCGCGTACAAGATCTGCTACCAGGCGAACCTTCTGCGCAGAAGAACGAGCGTGGCGATGTTTAGCGATAGTTTCCATCTCTTCCTCCTGCCTTAGCGTTTCTTGGCTTTCTTATCAGCCGTGTGGCCGCGATAAGTACGGGTCGGTGCAAATTCACCCAGTTTGTGACCGACCATTTCATCGGAAACAAAAACAGGAACGTGCTGACGACCATTATGGACAGCGATGGTCAAACCGATCATGTTAGGGAAGATCGTTGAACGACGGGACCAGGTGCGCAAAGGCTTCTTGTCTCCGCTTTCCACCGCTTTCTCTACCTTCTTCAGCAAGTGCAGGTCAATAAAAGGACCTTTCTTGAGAGAACGTGGCATGGCTTATCCTCTAAAATTATTTGCTACGGCGACGTACGATAAATTTATCAGTACGCTTGTTGCTACGGGTCTTCTTACCTTTGGTCTGAACGCCCCACGGTGAAACCGGGTGCTTACCAAAGTTACGACCTTCACCACCACCGTGCGGGTGATCGACTGGGTTCATCGCAGTACCGCGAACGGTAGGACGAACACCGCGCCAACGAGCTGCACCGGCTTTACCCAGAACGCGAAGCATATGCTCAGCGTTACCGACTTCGCCCAGGGTCGCGCGGCAGTCAATTTCGACTTTACGCATTTCACCAGAACGCAGACGCAGGGTAACGTAGGAACCTTCACGCGCAACGATCTGCACGTAAGCACCAGCTGAGCGAGCAATCTGACCGCCTTTGCCTGGTTTCATTTCTACGTTGTGTACGGTAGAACCCACTGGGATGTTACGCATCGGCAGGGTGTTACCTGCTTTGATCGCCGCATCAACGCCAGACTGAATCTGGTCGCCAGCTTTCAGGCCTTTAGGGGCCAGGATGTAACGGCGCTCGCCGTCTTTGTACAGAACCAGCGCGATGTTCGCGGAGCGGTTCGGATCGTACTCAAGACGTTCAACGGTTGCCGGGATACCATCTTTGTTGCGTTTGAAGTCAACAATACGGTAAGCCTGCTTGTGACCACCACCGATATGACGGGTAGTGATACGACCATTGTTGTTACGGCCACCGGATTTGCTGTTTTTTTCTACCAGCGGGGCGAATGGTTTGCCCTTGTGCAGCTCAGGGTTCACCACTTTAACTACGTGGCGACGACCCGGAGATGTCGGTTTACATTTAACAACTGCCATTGTTCTTCTCCTCCGACTTACTCAGCGCCGCCGACGAAGTCCAGATTCTGGCCTTCCTTCAGGGTGACGTAAGCTTTTTTCCAGTCGTTACGACGACCAGTACGCTGTCCGTGGCGTTTAACTTTCCCTTTAACAACCAGGGTGTTAACAACCTCTACTTCCACTTCGAAAAGTTTCTGCACAGCGGCTTTGATTTCTGCTTTGGTCGCATCTTTAGCAACTTTGAGAACGATGGTGTTGGTTTTTTCCATCGCAGCAGACGCTTTTTCAGATACGTGCGGCGCGCGCACGACTTTCAGCAGACGTTCTTCACGGATCATGCCAGCATCTCCTCAACTTGCTTAACTGCGTCAGCAGTCATAACGACTTTGTCGAAGGCGATCAGGCTAACTGGGTCGATACCTGCTGCATCACGAACGTCAACCTTGTACAGGTTACGGGCGGCCAGGAACAGGTTCTCTTCCAGTTCACCAGTGATGATCAGCACGTCTTCCAGCGCCATATCTTTCAGTTTCTCTACCAGCAGCTTAGTTTTAGGCGCTTCGAGAGAGAACTGCTCAACAACGATCAGACGTTCTTGACGTACCAGTTCGGACAGGATGCTTTTCAGCGCGCCGCGGTACATCTTTTTGTTTACTTTTTGACTGTGGTCCTGAGGCTTCGCAGCAAAGGTCACACCACCTGAACGCCAGATTGGGCTCTTTACAGAACCTGCACGCGCACGGCCGGTACCTTTCTGGCGCCACGGTTTTTTACCGGAACCAGTTACTTCAGCGCGGGTCTTCTGAGCACGAGTACCTTGACGGGCACCTGCTGCATAAGCAACAACAACCTGGTGTACTAGCGCTTCGTTGAAATCACGACCGAAGGTAGTTTCGGAAACAGTCAGCGCGCTTTGCGCGTCTTTCAATACTAATTCCATTGCTATCCCCTTACGCCTTAACAGCTGGTTTAACGATCAGGTCGCAACCGGTAGCACCGGGTACAGCACCTTTAACCAGCAGCAGGTTGCGCTCAGCGTCAACGCGTACCACGTCCAGGCTCTGAACAGTTACACGTTCGTTGCCCATCTGGCCTGCCATTTTCTTGCCTTTAAACACTTTGCCCGGAGTCTGGTTCTGACCGATAGAACCCGGTACGCGGTGAGACAAGGAGTTACCGTGGGTAGCATCCTGAGTACGGAAGTTCCAGCGCTTAACAGTACCGGCAAAACCTTTACCTTTAGATGTGCCCGTAACGTCAACTTTTTTCACGTCAGCGAAAATATCAACGTTAATGCTCTGACCTACGGTGAACTCTGAACCTTCAGCGGTACGGAATTCCCACAGACCACGGCCAGCTTCTACGCCAGCTTTAGCAAAGTGGCCTGCTTCAGGTTTCGTTACGCGGTTAGCTTTTTTAGCACCGGCAGTTACCTGGATAGCAGTGTAGCCGTCGTTTTCCAGGCTCTTAACCTGAGTCACGCGGTTTGCTTCAATTTCAATCACGGTTACTGGGATAGATACGCCATCTTCAGTGAAGATACGGGTCATGCCCACTTTTTTACCGACTAAACCAATCATTGTTTCAACCTCTCAATCGCTCAATGACCTGATTAACCCAGGCTGATCTGCACGTCAACACCTGCAGCCAGATCCAGACGCATCAGAGCATCAACCGTTTTTTCAGTTGGCTCAACGATGTCAACCAGACGCTTGTGAGTGCGAATTTCATACTGATCGCGCGCATCTTTATTGACGTGCGGAGAGATCAGAACGGTAAAGCGCTCTTTGCGGGTCGGCAGCGGGATGGGACCACGTACCTGCGCACCAGTGCGCTTGGCAGTCTCAACGATTTCCGCAGTTGATTGATCGATCAGACGATGATCAAACGCTTTAAGACGGATACGGATTCTTTGGTTCTGCATGAGACCAGAGCTCC is part of the Erwinia sp. HDF1-3R genome and harbors:
- the rplW gene encoding 50S ribosomal protein L23, translated to MIREERLLKVVRAPHVSEKASAAMEKTNTIVLKVAKDATKAEIKAAVQKLFEVEVEVVNTLVVKGKVKRHGQRTGRRNDWKKAYVTLKEGQNLDFVGGAE
- the rplV gene encoding 50S ribosomal protein L22 — translated: METIAKHRHARSSAQKVRLVADLVRGKKVSQALDILTYTNKKAAVLVKKVLESAIANAEHNDGADIDDLKITKIFVDEGPSMKRIMPRAKGRADRILKRTSHITVVVSDR
- the rplC gene encoding 50S ribosomal protein L3 codes for the protein MIGLVGKKVGMTRIFTEDGVSIPVTVIEIEANRVTQVKSLENDGYTAIQVTAGAKKANRVTKPEAGHFAKAGVEAGRGLWEFRTAEGSEFTVGQSINVDIFADVKKVDVTGTSKGKGFAGTVKRWNFRTQDATHGNSLSHRVPGSIGQNQTPGKVFKGKKMAGQMGNERVTVQSLDVVRVDAERNLLLVKGAVPGATGCDLIVKPAVKA
- the rpsJ gene encoding 30S ribosomal protein S10, which translates into the protein MQNQRIRIRLKAFDHRLIDQSTAEIVETAKRTGAQVRGPIPLPTRKERFTVLISPHVNKDARDQYEIRTHKRLVDIVEPTEKTVDALMRLDLAAGVDVQISLG
- the rplD gene encoding 50S ribosomal protein L4, whose amino-acid sequence is MELVLKDAQSALTVSETTFGRDFNEALVHQVVVAYAAGARQGTRAQKTRAEVTGSGKKPWRQKGTGRARAGSVKSPIWRSGGVTFAAKPQDHSQKVNKKMYRGALKSILSELVRQERLIVVEQFSLEAPKTKLLVEKLKDMALEDVLIITGELEENLFLAARNLYKVDVRDAAGIDPVSLIAFDKVVMTADAVKQVEEMLA
- the rpsS gene encoding 30S ribosomal protein S19 — encoded protein: MPRSLKKGPFIDLHLLKKVEKAVESGDKKPLRTWSRRSTIFPNMIGLTIAVHNGRQHVPVFVSDEMVGHKLGEFAPTRTYRGHTADKKAKKR
- the rplB gene encoding 50S ribosomal protein L2, which codes for MAVVKCKPTSPGRRHVVKVVNPELHKGKPFAPLVEKNSKSGGRNNNGRITTRHIGGGHKQAYRIVDFKRNKDGIPATVERLEYDPNRSANIALVLYKDGERRYILAPKGLKAGDQIQSGVDAAIKAGNTLPMRNIPVGSTVHNVEMKPGKGGQIARSAGAYVQIVAREGSYVTLRLRSGEMRKVEIDCRATLGEVGNAEHMLRVLGKAGAARWRGVRPTVRGTAMNPVDHPHGGGEGRNFGKHPVSPWGVQTKGKKTRSNKRTDKFIVRRRSK